A region of Acidisarcina sp. DNA encodes the following proteins:
- a CDS encoding inositol oxygenase family protein, with product MSAAAPMDSKPLKNLDEWDDFLEGRYKQGKTEEEFRQYDATANPEVAEFYRLNHENQTVDYVLGKEKQYFGLTRGQKSIWEAAEYLNTLVDDSDPDTDLTQMEHLLQTSEAMRRDGQPRWMILTGFIHDLGKCLCLYGEPQWGVVGDTFPVGCAWSDTIVFREYFQKNPDALNPAYQTKYGMYEPNCGLENIHMSFGHDGYIAEVMKPYLRDEALSMLRFHSFYPWHSHGAYTHLTNEKDRAMLEWVKKFNPYDLYSKGHAKPDMRQLKPYYDDLFAEFLPEKIAW from the coding sequence ATGAGTGCAGCTGCTCCAATGGATTCAAAGCCGCTCAAGAATCTGGACGAATGGGATGACTTCCTGGAAGGCCGATACAAACAGGGGAAGACGGAAGAGGAGTTTCGGCAGTACGATGCAACTGCCAATCCTGAAGTCGCCGAGTTCTATCGGCTCAACCATGAGAACCAGACTGTCGATTACGTGCTTGGCAAGGAAAAGCAATACTTTGGTTTGACGCGTGGCCAGAAGTCGATATGGGAGGCAGCCGAATATCTGAATACGCTTGTGGATGACAGCGATCCCGATACGGACCTGACCCAGATGGAGCACTTGCTGCAGACCTCGGAGGCGATGCGTCGCGACGGGCAGCCGCGCTGGATGATCCTTACCGGCTTTATTCACGATCTGGGGAAATGCCTTTGCCTCTATGGCGAGCCGCAGTGGGGAGTGGTTGGCGATACGTTTCCAGTGGGCTGCGCGTGGTCGGATACGATCGTGTTTCGAGAATACTTTCAGAAGAATCCCGATGCGTTGAATCCCGCATACCAGACCAAGTATGGGATGTATGAGCCGAACTGCGGTCTTGAAAATATCCATATGTCCTTCGGGCACGATGGTTATATTGCCGAAGTGATGAAACCTTATTTGCGCGACGAAGCGCTCTCCATGTTGCGCTTCCACTCCTTCTATCCCTGGCACAGCCACGGCGCGTATACCCACCTTACGAATGAGAAGGACCGTGCAATGTTGGAGTGGGTGAAGAAGTTCAATCCCTACGATCTTTATTCGAAGGGGCACGCGAAGCCGGATATGCGGCAACTAAAGCCCTACTACGACGACTTATTTGCGGAGTTCCTGCCGGAGAAGATCGCCTGGTAG
- a CDS encoding GRP family sugar transporter produces the protein MKEVLQVNAPDTRSALKRFASTHTLGVFCGLAAGVWLGAAEAPTKLVNSGFSPFAISLCMVAGVFIARWTFPTLLKGTRSVFADLGDNKHLIPWAILAGALWAVANTLTVFAIRDVGLTIAFPLWNTNSLIGILWGWLLFGELKHADRKNVAKVVLGALAIVVAAIMLGFSTIHHGAAPAPRAVSGILAAIGASLLWGTMYVPYRKAYISGMNPLSFVTVFTVGELGTVFALVLALDGGLHSPVFHLAQTRHMLFWLFLGGFVWVIGDLFQQYATKYLGIGRAIPLSNTNQLWGLAWGALVFGELAGADWHHKLLVLLGSSVMILGALAISTAVATEREHTSTNDALIRECRRYDLDYHQVLRAYSESVNRSDRRDWWDYLIVATAIGTFLWLGWKASIPPLAMNLRWVLVLTFVLVLTLAGFAWEMWRTTRKSS, from the coding sequence ATGAAAGAAGTACTTCAAGTCAACGCGCCGGATACCAGGTCGGCGCTAAAGAGGTTCGCTTCTACCCACACGCTAGGCGTTTTTTGCGGACTGGCCGCGGGCGTGTGGCTGGGAGCTGCTGAGGCCCCTACAAAGCTTGTGAATTCAGGATTCTCTCCATTCGCAATTTCGCTTTGCATGGTTGCGGGTGTCTTCATTGCAAGGTGGACCTTCCCAACGCTTCTGAAGGGAACGCGCTCGGTATTCGCAGATCTGGGTGACAACAAGCACCTCATTCCCTGGGCGATTCTGGCGGGTGCGCTTTGGGCGGTGGCAAATACGCTTACTGTTTTTGCTATTCGGGACGTCGGCCTGACGATTGCGTTTCCCTTGTGGAATACAAATTCCTTGATCGGCATTTTGTGGGGCTGGCTTTTGTTCGGCGAACTCAAGCACGCGGACAGAAAGAACGTGGCGAAGGTAGTCCTCGGCGCTTTGGCCATCGTGGTAGCCGCGATCATGCTTGGATTCAGCACGATTCATCATGGCGCAGCTCCTGCACCGCGCGCAGTGAGCGGCATTCTGGCCGCCATAGGAGCAAGCCTGTTATGGGGAACCATGTATGTGCCTTATCGCAAGGCTTACATCAGCGGAATGAATCCCCTCTCCTTTGTCACCGTGTTTACGGTCGGCGAGTTGGGCACGGTTTTCGCACTGGTTCTCGCTCTGGATGGCGGCCTGCATTCTCCGGTTTTTCATCTGGCGCAAACCAGGCATATGCTCTTCTGGCTATTTCTGGGAGGCTTCGTCTGGGTAATTGGAGATCTCTTTCAGCAGTACGCAACGAAGTATCTAGGAATTGGGCGCGCCATACCGCTCTCGAATACAAATCAGTTATGGGGACTTGCCTGGGGAGCTCTTGTTTTTGGAGAACTTGCGGGTGCGGATTGGCATCATAAATTGCTAGTGCTTCTGGGTTCCAGCGTGATGATTTTAGGTGCTCTGGCAATCAGCACGGCGGTGGCGACAGAGCGCGAGCACACCTCCACGAACGATGCCCTGATCCGCGAATGCCGAAGATATGATCTTGACTATCATCAAGTGCTCCGCGCATACAGCGAATCGGTGAACCGGAGTGATCGGCGGGACTGGTGGGATTACCTGATCGTTGCAACCGCGATTGGAACGTTTCTGTGGCTGGGGTGGAAGGCATCCATCCCTCCATTGGCGATGAACCTCCGGTGGGTTCTCGTTTTGACATTTGTTTTAGTGCTCACTCTCGCAGGCTTTGCATGGGAGATGTGGAGGACAACCAGAAAGTCGTCTTAA